CCTTTCAGCAAAGAGTGAAATCTTTACTTCGGCGGTTATAGGAGACATTTATACGAATCCCGGTATGGAAATTGTAGTTGGCACAAGGAATAAAGGCAAGTTCTATGCTTTCACTGACAGCGGGGTTTTGATTCCAAGTTTTCCAAAGTTTACGGCAGATTCTAATCTGGCGTGCCCATCCCCTACTCTTGCGGATTTGGATAATGACGGGTTTATTGAGATTATCGGTTCAAGTTTAAATAACACTTACGTATGGAATACTCAGGGAAATTCAAAAGACATAGAATGGTCGACATCTCAAAATGACGTGTGGCATACAGGGTTGTATAAATTTACTCCTTCAAATCCAGGGGTAGAAGAAAACGCAGATAATAAGCTTACATTATCAATATCAAAAATAATGCCCAATCCTTTTAAGAATAAAACATTGTTATCTTTTTCAGTTCCTGAGAATGCAAACGTTAAAATTAATGTTTTCAATCTTGCGGGACAGCATATAAAAACACTTTTTAATAATACCGTAAAACCCGGAACTTATAACGTTTACTGGTACGGCAAAGATAAAAATGAACATCCGTCGCCAACAGGAATATATTTTATAAAAATTGAAGGCATCGGAGATACAAAAGTTAGAAAATTAATATTGCTGAAGTAAATTACCCTGAAAGAAATAGGGGTATAATGTGCAATTGAATGTATGTAGGGGCAAACCTATGCGTTTGCCCATCTGTAAAGTAGTTAATTTTTTGTAGGGACATAGCGTGCTATGTCCTCTGGTTGAAAGTTAAAGTAGTTTTTTAAAAAGGAGGAAAGATGAACAAATATGTTTTGTTTGCATTGTTTTTTGTAGCGAATTTATGCTACGGCGATTTTATAAAAGTAAAGAACGCCGGCGAAAAAATCGTAAAAGAAAAAATAACTGCGCACAGCATTTCACGTTCGGAATTCAAGAAAAGCGGAGCTCCGAAATCTCATACGATTTACGTCCTGTATCAGGGAAACAGTGAAGTAGATATCGCGGAATTAATCTACGGGGGCGGTGGTTGGGGATATAAACTATACCGTAACGGGGCTTTGCTCGATTCTACGGACGACGGACCTACGGTGTACAGAGACACAGGCGTAGTAAAAGGGTCGTCCTATACCTACCAGACACAGATTTATTATGACGATTCATTAATATCCGAAAGCAACATAGTTACTGCAAATCCGGGCAGCATTTGCGGACAGATTGCAAGAAATACGGTATGGAGAAAAAAAGACAACCCGTTCGTTATACAAGGAACTCTTTATTTGGCACAAAATTGCGTCGTTCTGACGGGAGGATGGGGCGATACTTCGTCTCCAACGCTTACAATTGAACCCGGCGTAGAAATAAAAATAGACCCCGCCCATGCTCTTGGAACTTCGACCGGAAATCTCGTGATGATAGGACAACAAGATACTATGATAAAAATTTCTTCCAATACCGGCTCGCGCTCGGATTATTCTTTTACAATTCAGGATTCTTCTACGGGAACATTAGAATGGGTCGAAATTACGGGAGCAGGATACGGAGTAACAAGTTACGTAAACGCAAGTGGTAGCGTAAATATAGCAAGATGCAGATTTACGGATGATTCTATAGGCATAAGAGCTAAGAGTCCCTGCAAGGTATGCAGCGTCTTTATAGCCGACTGTAATTACGGAATTTATTCCACGGGTAGCGGTATGGCACAGGTGTCTTATAGCGAAATAACATCGAATAAATACGGAATTGTAGGAACTTCAGGAGGATGGTTTAATGTCCAGCACTCTAATATTTGCGGGAACGACAGCGTGGGGGTCAGGAATGATGATGGAGCGGCACTTCTTTCCGTTAAGAACTGTTTCTGGGGCACCGGAGGTCCAAAAGATATTACGGGACGCTTTGCCCTCGGAGATACAATCATCGGGAACTTGAATTATAAACCCTACGTAAATAATTATTATGATGTAGAACTGGCAAATATTGATTTAAAAATAAAAGACGTAAAAACAATCCAGACTGTTCAGGATGTTGATTTACTAACACTAAGGCCAACTATGGTAAGGGTTTTTGTGGATGTAGGAAGATGCAAGCCTGTGGATGGAGTAAACGTTAAATTAACTTACAATGGGACAGATTATTATTCGGGGAACTCTATTAAAGGCGCAAAAGTCTGGTCTAATGCTGAATTAAATAGCGGAGTCAACAGTTTCAATTTCTTTATACCTATTGGAGATTTATTCGGTGCTGCGGGAAACGCGGTAGTCAGAGCGGAAGTAGACTACGCACCCGGAGCAGTTGAGGAAAGAAACGAAACAAATAATACCGGGGCAGATTCGGTAAAAATAGTCTCTTCGCCCCACGCACGGATAACATATAGGCCTATTTCTGCAGAAAGATGGCACGGGCTCTCAAGCGTAAACATTACTGATTTTGCCAAACAATGCCAGTCATTTGTAGAAGCAATTTTACCAATGTACTGGGGTATGATAGAGTATGATTGTTCTATTATAAATGTAGATTCTACTGTTACAGGCGGGTGGTTTGGTTGGAATACCCGAACAGTTATGAGTATAATTACAAGACTCTATGCTTCTGAGGATGTAGACCACAGGGTAGTGGGTATTGCGCCGAAAGGAACATTCAGCCATGGATTATCTCATTCGGGATACGCAAGAGTCGTTCTTATTGATAGCACAACATTCCCCGGTGACCAGTGGGTAGCAACTCACGAGATGGGACATGTTTTTAACGGGATGGGTTATGTGTTGGATGACGAATATTATGAACCGGTAGATAAGTCCGGAAACAGTAGCTGGCCTTATCAAACCCAGCCTGACGGTTCTGTTTCAAGCGAAGGTTGGTGGGTAGACAAGGGAACAAAAGGATGTATCCACAATCCTCACCCTAAAGAATATGCCGGCAATAATTATTACAGTTTGATGGGTAACTCAGGCACTATGTCTCACTGGATATCTGATTCCGTTTATAAAATTTTGTTGAATAATTTCCCTGCTAAAAAGAAGGCATCCGTTCCGAGAATTGCATTCAGTTTTAATATTTATGATAATGATTCCGTATTGATTGAACCCTCTTACAAAATTCCAAATGGAGAAGCAGATACAGGACAACCCGGAAACTACAGGATAGAATGTCAGAACGGCTCAGGAAGTGTATTGTCAGGTATAAATTTTGAGCCCGATTTTATAGATGTCCCCTCTTCAACGCTTAAGGGGTCCCCGTATTACTTTAATCTTGAGTTCCCTGTAAATACGCAGAAAATAGTTATAAAACATAACTCCAATATAATTAAGCAAGTTATAAAATCTGCCAATGCGCCAGCCGTAACGCTTCTCTACCCGAACGGCGGAGAAAACTTCTCGGATACGGTAAGAGTGAAATGGAGCGGAAATGATATAGACGGCGGGCAACTTTATTACTGGCTGTTATATACTAAGGATTCCGTGTGGACGCCCATTGCAATAGATTTAATTGATACAACTTACTTAGTAAATATGCAGTCCTTCCCGGGCGGAACAACCTGTAAATTCAAAGTTGTCGCCACTGACGGCATAAATACTTCAAGCGACGAATCAAATGGAGATTTTGAAACAGACAATAAGACGCCGAGCGTATTTATATCGACACCCGAAGATAGCGCGATATATTCGATAAATCAGGAAGTCGCATTTAGCGCTAACGCTTATGATGCGGAAGACCGGATTGTAGAAGACACTACTTTAAAATGGACATCAAATGTTAGCGGCCCACTCGGAACGGGGAAAAATATTTCGGCAGCGCTTCCTCTCGGGAATCATACCATATACCTGACAGGCCACGACAGCAAAGGATTAATCAGCGGTGATACGATACATTTGAGCGTAGTATCGGATACTTCATCGGATGTATATGTAACTGCAAACGACATATCTACCAATAAACCTCCGGTTATTAACGATACGTGCTGGATTAGAGCGGATATAAAAAATATACGAAAAGATGCGGAATGTTTGGTATCCATATACCTGCATCATATTGATTCGGCGAATCTTATTACGAGCGCTCTTGTTTCGGTTGAAGCAAACAAAACTATGCCGTTGAACGTAATGTGGGTACCCCAAGCAGTAGGACTGGATACGGTATGGGTAAAAATCTCGGAAGCTAATCCCGTAGAAAACGATACTACTAATAATATAGCTTCAAAAGTATTTAATGTAGCTCTAACCGGAACAGAAGAGACGACTCCTCCGAAAGTTATGTTCCTGAGCCAGAATTATCCGAATCCGGCGTTGAATTCAACGTTTATAAAATTTGGCATTCCGGAAGCCGGAAATGTGAATTTGAAAATCTACAATGTAAGCGGAAGACTGGTAAAGACATTACTTGAGGGCGAATGCACTGCAGGGTATCATACAGTAAGATGGAACGGAACCGACACTTACAATAACAAGATTGCAGCCGGAATATATTTCGTAAGGTTACAAAACAACAAACGCACACTCACGCGCAAAACAGTAATCTTGCAATAATTTGTTTCGACGAAGTTGGTAGCCGCAACCTTCAGGTTGCGCAACTCTGTTCGTACGAAGCCCTTGCCTGTTTACCTGCCGATAGGCATGGCCCGCCCGTATTCTTTTTGGAGGGTGGTCCAAAATTCTTTTTTGTAATCTGTTTTTCTTTTTAGTGTAATTTCGTGCTTTAGTGATTTTGTGGCAGGTATTTGGTTCCTCTGAGGTGAGATTTTTTATTGTCTTTCTTTATATTTCAGAATTATTTTCCACAAAATCCTTTATTTATTTGTCTTTTAAGGTTCCGAACTTATCCCCTTATATTTCAACACTTTACAGATATCACTTCCTATAAATTCCGATTCCATCGGGAAAATAAAAGCGAGTAGAATTAAAAATAAAGCTTGACAAAGGTTTCAGACGCATCTAAGCTCAAGACAATTGATTAAGGAGGTGATTTACAAATGAATAAATCAGACCTTGTTGCCAGAATGGCAAAAAAGTCCGAAATTTCCCAGAGTTCAGCAGAAGTAGCGCTTAATGAGTTTATGGCAGGCGTATCAGATGCATTGAAAAAGGGAGAAAGAGTTACGCTCGTCGGATTTGGTAGCTGGGATGTAAGAAAGAGAGCAGCCAGAAAGGGGAGAAATCCACAGAATGGCAAAGCCCTTAACATTCCTGCAAGAAGAGTAGTCAGATTCAGAACTGGCTCAGAATTGAAAAGCAGAGTCAAATAACACAACAACCCAGAGTGATATAATTTTTATTTCTTATTCCTCTGGGTTTGTCTATTTTAAATCTAACAAGATATTATATCCAATATTTATATTTAATCTAAATCTCTTTTATTTATTATACTAATAACAAAGTAAACTTTCCCCGCAAGTTTTTGCCTATTTTATTGTCTAATTATTAAAAGTAAAAAACAATAAATTAAAGATTTGACTAATCTTTTATTTCGTATATTCTTTACCATATTATGATATATTTATTTACCTTATTAATCCTTGCTTCTAATCCATTAACCCTTGACGACTGTATCTCAATTGCAAAAAAGAACAATATCAAAATAATCCAGGCAAAGAAATCCGTAGAAATAGCAAAAAATGACGTCACTTCTTCTTATTCTGCGCGATACCCGGATATAAACTTCTCTTCGGGTTATAGTAGAGATTATAAAACTAACACCTCCACCACGGATAATCATTCGGCAAGTATAGGTTTAAGCTATCAATTATATAAAGGCGGATACATCTCCGCAAACATTGAAATTGCAAAAATAAGAGCAGAAATAGCAAAAGATAACTATCTTATGACGGAACAGGAAGTTATCCTCTCCGTAAAACAAACCTTTTTTAATGTCTTACAATGTGAAGAAAAAGTTAAATTATGTAATAGTATCCTTTCAAGACGAAAAGAAGATTACCTGCTAATAAAACTAAAATATAATACAGGCAGGGAAAGTTTTCCCGCAGTTGAAGAATCAGAAGTAAACGTCGCCAATGCAGAATACGACAAGCTATCAACAGAAGAAAACTTAAAACTATTCAGGGTTACGCTTAATATACTTATAGGACGAAGCTCACAGGAAGAATTAGTTTTGAAACAAGACACCTTAAATCCGGAAAATGTAAAAATCCCTTCTTTGGAAGAATTCTTATCTACGGCAAAAGAACACCGTCCGGATATGCAAATAGAAAACCTTAACCATAAAATACTCTACTTACAATTAAAAGAATCAAAAAGTAACTACTTTCCAAAACTTAATTTGACTTCAAGTTACGGTTTGAGTGGCTCCGGATTCTTTTCCGGGGATGATATCTCCGGCTTAAAAGACAATCCTTTAGGTATTGGAGTTAATCTTTCTTTCCCGATTTTTGATGGGTTCTCTACTAAATCACAAGTAAAAGGCGGAAGTTTAGAAATAGCGCAACACATAATAAAACTGACCGAAACGGAACAAACTATTGAAAAAGAAGTTCTTCAGGCATATTCACAATGGATCCTGGCAAAAAAGAAAGTTGAAATAAGCCGGAAGTCCCTGAAAGCTTCGCAGGATATGTACACGCTGACAAGATTTGAATATGAACAGGGACTTACTACTTATTTCTTTTATCAACAAAAAGAATCTGATTTAACCGGCGCACAGTATGATTACATATCTTCATTAAATAATTTACAAATAACTATTGCTAATTTATATAAGGCAGGTGGATTATGAAAAAAGTCATTATCTTAATAGTTTCGGCTTTAATAATATTAGGCGCAGTATTATTATTCTTCCGGATAAAACATAACTTGAACGCGAAACAAAAGGATAAATATCCTACGGTTCAAGTGAGCTACGGCAATATAGAAATCAAGATTCTTGCAACAGGCACAATTAAGCCATATACAAGAGTGGAAATTAAATCCCCGGTCGGAGGACGAATCGATGAAATAAGAGTAAAAGAAGGAGATAAAGTCAGAAAAGATGCAGTATTAGCTTTAGTTTCAAGCGACGAACGAATATCTCTTATAACATCCGCAGAATCCGATTTGGCAGAAGCAAAAAAATCAGGAGACGCTAAAGCAATAGAAGATGCGCAAAAATCTTACGGAATGGTTAAGGAGTTTTATAGACCCGTTCCAATAAATGCTTCTATACCCGGAGAAATAATAAAACGGGATTACGAACCCGGGCAAATTATTTCTGCCGGAACGGTTGTTCTTGTTATGTCGGATAAATTAGTGGCTTCCGTAGAAGTAGATGAAGCAGACATAGGAAAAATAAATGTAGGTTCTCCCGCTAAAATTACTCTCGACGCATTCTCTGAACAAGAACTTGCAGGCACAATAGTTGAAATTTCTCATGAAAGCAGGACAGTCTCGAATGTAACTATTTATGATGTAATGGTAGTCCCCGACAGTATTCCTACCTCCTGGAGGTCCGGAATGACCGCAAACGTTGAATTTATAATCCAATCAAGACAAAATGTTCTTACCGTCCCGGTTAGTATGATTGAAAAGAAAAAAGACATTCCATTCGGAGACGCTAAACAGGGAACCGAAAAGAAAAGATTTTCTCATAACAAAAACAACTTTGGAACTCGCGAAAAAAATAATAAATTCGTCCTTGTATTGGAAAATGGCAAACCCGTGACTCGTGATGTAAAAACCGGAATCTCTGATGGCAGCAATATTGAAATAATAGACGGATTAAAAGAAGGAGAAGAAGTTATCTTTAACACCGAAAGCTCTTCCTCGTCCTCCAACAACAAATCTTCAAGGTCCCGTCAAATGATGAGAATGATGCCGCATTAATAAAAAATGATAGATTTACGCAATATTACCAAAACGTACAGCACCGGCGAACTTCCCTTTAATGCCCTTGATAACGTATCATTAAAAATTTCCGACGGCGATTTCGTCGCTATTATGGGACCTTCAGGCTCGGGAAAATCAACACTACTGAATATGCTTGGCTGTCTGGATATTCCGACTACGGGCAATTATTCTTTAGCCGGGCAGGATGTAAGTAAGTTATCCGATGATGAGCTTGCCGAAGTTAGAAATAAAAGAATAGGGTTTATCTTTCAACATTTTAATCTGCTCCCACGCCTTAATGCGCTTGAAAATATTAAACTTCCCCTAATCTATGCCTCTTCATCCTCTTCAGGGAGAGAAGAAAGAGCAATCGAATGCCTAAAGTCAGTTAGTCTGGATAAAAAAGCTTCCCGCAGACCAAACGAATTATCCGGAGGAGAACAACAGAGAGTGGCAATTGCCCGCGCATTAGTAAATAATCCTTCTATACTTCTCGCGGATGAACCAACCGGAAACCTTGATTCCAAAACAGGCAAAGAAATAATGGATATAATTTCCGAACTTAATAAAAAAGGAATTACTATAATATTGGTAACTCATGACGAAACGGTAGCCTCTTATGCAAAAAGAATAGTAAGACTGCAGGATGGAAAAATATTGGAAGACAAAGAAATTCGTAAAGAAAAAAATTTTCAAATTCCTGCCGAACCTAAAAATTATAAAAAAAGGGCATTCCTGCCCTTAGCCAGCGTAAAGGAAAGCTTATCTATGTCGGTTTCTTCCCTGTTTTCAACCAAACTCCGCTCATTCCTTACAATGTTGGGAATAATTATCGGCGTAGCATCCGTAATAATGATGGTAGCTCTGGGACAGGGCGCAAGCTCTCAGATAACCGACAGAATAAAATCTATGGGCGCGAATTTATTAATTGTATACCCGGGCGGAGCTCGTCGTGGAGCCGTAAGAATGGAAAGAGGAAGCGTTACTTCACTAAAAATGGAAGATGCGGAAGCGATATTACATAATTGTTATGCAGTTGCTAAGTTAAGTCCATCTTTCAGTATCAGAGGAGCACAGGTTGTTTACCAGGG
Above is a genomic segment from bacterium containing:
- a CDS encoding T9SS type A sorting domain-containing protein yields the protein MNKYVLFALFFVANLCYGDFIKVKNAGEKIVKEKITAHSISRSEFKKSGAPKSHTIYVLYQGNSEVDIAELIYGGGGWGYKLYRNGALLDSTDDGPTVYRDTGVVKGSSYTYQTQIYYDDSLISESNIVTANPGSICGQIARNTVWRKKDNPFVIQGTLYLAQNCVVLTGGWGDTSSPTLTIEPGVEIKIDPAHALGTSTGNLVMIGQQDTMIKISSNTGSRSDYSFTIQDSSTGTLEWVEITGAGYGVTSYVNASGSVNIARCRFTDDSIGIRAKSPCKVCSVFIADCNYGIYSTGSGMAQVSYSEITSNKYGIVGTSGGWFNVQHSNICGNDSVGVRNDDGAALLSVKNCFWGTGGPKDITGRFALGDTIIGNLNYKPYVNNYYDVELANIDLKIKDVKTIQTVQDVDLLTLRPTMVRVFVDVGRCKPVDGVNVKLTYNGTDYYSGNSIKGAKVWSNAELNSGVNSFNFFIPIGDLFGAAGNAVVRAEVDYAPGAVEERNETNNTGADSVKIVSSPHARITYRPISAERWHGLSSVNITDFAKQCQSFVEAILPMYWGMIEYDCSIINVDSTVTGGWFGWNTRTVMSIITRLYASEDVDHRVVGIAPKGTFSHGLSHSGYARVVLIDSTTFPGDQWVATHEMGHVFNGMGYVLDDEYYEPVDKSGNSSWPYQTQPDGSVSSEGWWVDKGTKGCIHNPHPKEYAGNNYYSLMGNSGTMSHWISDSVYKILLNNFPAKKKASVPRIAFSFNIYDNDSVLIEPSYKIPNGEADTGQPGNYRIECQNGSGSVLSGINFEPDFIDVPSSTLKGSPYYFNLEFPVNTQKIVIKHNSNIIKQVIKSANAPAVTLLYPNGGENFSDTVRVKWSGNDIDGGQLYYWLLYTKDSVWTPIAIDLIDTTYLVNMQSFPGGTTCKFKVVATDGINTSSDESNGDFETDNKTPSVFISTPEDSAIYSINQEVAFSANAYDAEDRIVEDTTLKWTSNVSGPLGTGKNISAALPLGNHTIYLTGHDSKGLISGDTIHLSVVSDTSSDVYVTANDISTNKPPVINDTCWIRADIKNIRKDAECLVSIYLHHIDSANLITSALVSVEANKTMPLNVMWVPQAVGLDTVWVKISEANPVENDTTNNIASKVFNVALTGTEETTPPKVMFLSQNYPNPALNSTFIKFGIPEAGNVNLKIYNVSGRLVKTLLEGECTAGYHTVRWNGTDTYNNKIAAGIYFVRLQNNKRTLTRKTVILQ
- a CDS encoding HU family DNA-binding protein, with translation MNKSDLVARMAKKSEISQSSAEVALNEFMAGVSDALKKGERVTLVGFGSWDVRKRAARKGRNPQNGKALNIPARRVVRFRTGSELKSRVK
- a CDS encoding TolC family protein, which codes for MIYLFTLLILASNPLTLDDCISIAKKNNIKIIQAKKSVEIAKNDVTSSYSARYPDINFSSGYSRDYKTNTSTTDNHSASIGLSYQLYKGGYISANIEIAKIRAEIAKDNYLMTEQEVILSVKQTFFNVLQCEEKVKLCNSILSRRKEDYLLIKLKYNTGRESFPAVEESEVNVANAEYDKLSTEENLKLFRVTLNILIGRSSQEELVLKQDTLNPENVKIPSLEEFLSTAKEHRPDMQIENLNHKILYLQLKESKSNYFPKLNLTSSYGLSGSGFFSGDDISGLKDNPLGIGVNLSFPIFDGFSTKSQVKGGSLEIAQHIIKLTETEQTIEKEVLQAYSQWILAKKKVEISRKSLKASQDMYTLTRFEYEQGLTTYFFYQQKESDLTGAQYDYISSLNNLQITIANLYKAGGL
- a CDS encoding efflux RND transporter periplasmic adaptor subunit, producing the protein MKKVIILIVSALIILGAVLLFFRIKHNLNAKQKDKYPTVQVSYGNIEIKILATGTIKPYTRVEIKSPVGGRIDEIRVKEGDKVRKDAVLALVSSDERISLITSAESDLAEAKKSGDAKAIEDAQKSYGMVKEFYRPVPINASIPGEIIKRDYEPGQIISAGTVVLVMSDKLVASVEVDEADIGKINVGSPAKITLDAFSEQELAGTIVEISHESRTVSNVTIYDVMVVPDSIPTSWRSGMTANVEFIIQSRQNVLTVPVSMIEKKKDIPFGDAKQGTEKKRFSHNKNNFGTREKNNKFVLVLENGKPVTRDVKTGISDGSNIEIIDGLKEGEEVIFNTESSSSSSNNKSSRSRQMMRMMPH
- a CDS encoding ABC transporter permease, translated to MIDLRNITKTYSTGELPFNALDNVSLKISDGDFVAIMGPSGSGKSTLLNMLGCLDIPTTGNYSLAGQDVSKLSDDELAEVRNKRIGFIFQHFNLLPRLNALENIKLPLIYASSSSSGREERAIECLKSVSLDKKASRRPNELSGGEQQRVAIARALVNNPSILLADEPTGNLDSKTGKEIMDIISELNKKGITIILVTHDETVASYAKRIVRLQDGKILEDKEIRKEKNFQIPAEPKNYKKRAFLPLASVKESLSMSVSSLFSTKLRSFLTMLGIIIGVASVIMMVALGQGASSQITDRIKSMGANLLIVYPGGARRGAVRMERGSVTSLKMEDAEAILHNCYAVAKLSPSFSIRGAQVVYQGKNTNTSVEGTTYEYPEINNFPVEKGDFFTDKEDKQMRKVAVIGQTVATTLFENENPIGQYIKINRIAFQVIGVMKSKGSGGWRDENDIIFIPITTAMKRVRSSTSISQIYIQAKSQAMIQAAISGITELLRTRHRIKANDDDDFSIFSQEEILSTVKETSKTFTMLLAGIAIVSLLVGGIGIMNIMLVSVAERTREIGIRKAIGGKRKDILSQFLIEALILSLMGGIIGILFGSIVSKIASKLATWPTVISADSVILAFSFSIFVGIFFGIYPANKASRLRPIEALRYE